The sequence below is a genomic window from Psychrilyobacter piezotolerans.
TTGGATATATCTCCTACAGCACTTTAGCTCAAGGACTACTGTCAGAAAAAGTGAAAAAAGGATATAAATTTGCCAAGATGGACATAAGAAAATTTAATGACTTATTTCATGACAGGGAAACCTTTGATAGGATTGAAGGTTTGAAGTCCCCTGATAAACCTCTAATAGAGAGTGCTTTTGAGTATGTGATGAAACAGGAATCTCTAAGATCTATCTTGGTCAGCACCACAAAGGTTAAAAATTTAGAAGAAAATATCAAATTAATTAAAAGGCTAAGTAATCAATAACAAAACAAAAGCAGAAATTAGAAGGATCTAATTTCTGCTTTTATTATAACTCTTTTATTCTTATTTTTTCTCGATTCACATCGAAAAGAATACTAACATATCCTGCACCTCAGTTTCTCTTGATCACGAGAAACCATAAAAAGGAAGAGTCTATGTTACTTTTTCACGAACTTAGCCAATACCCCATTTACAAATTCATGTGATGTTGCATCCCCATAAATTTTAGCCAATTCAATAATTTCATTCAATACAATTTCAAAACCAGTCTCTTCGTACATCAATTCATATACACCAAATCTAAGTAATGATCTTTCTACACTTCCTATAGTTTCCAATGACCATTCATCCATCTTTTCAGCGATCTCCTGGTTTATAGTACCGTAGTGTCTGTCTATTCCTGCTGCAAATTCTTTAATGAATTCCACTTCTGTTTTAGTCAAAGTAAGTTCTTCAACGTTATTAGAAACCTCTTCATCTTCCGATATCTCTACCCTTCTGTTTCCATCTTCTAAAAATTCTTCCAGTCTTTGTAATGGTGTTACTTTGTTCATGTCAGCTTCAAATAAAAGCTTGAATAACTCTTCTCTTGCGATCTTTCTACTCATAATTTTCCCTTCCTATTCTTCTTTTAATCTATTAATCAATATTTTTTTTAGCTTTTTAATATTTTCCTTATCTCCAAAGATAGCCCCTAATAAAGTTGTCAACATAACTACTATCATAGGTAGTATACCGTGCGTTATAAAGATATAACCAAAAGCAAATCCCATCAGTCCACCTATGTATTTCTTACTATTTATTGCAAATCTTTCTATCAAATCCTCTAACATAACTAATCACCTCTTCCATTACTAGATTTATCTTTAATTAACTTAGTCACTCTAAGCTCAATTTCTGTAATACTCAAATCTAAATAACTTTCAATCCTATCTTTGATATCTTGTTGGATTAAATTAAGGTCATCCGAAAGGGACTGACTAGACATTATATCAATAGATACAAAAATTTTCAATTTTTTTCCATTAGTTTTATTTTTTACTTTTAAATTTCTAACTTTTGGATGCTCTCCTACCACTTCTTTTACTATATTATTTACGGAATTTGAAGATATCTTTAACATCCCGTTAGGAGTTTTCATCCTTAATTCTTTTGGTCTTTCAAAAAGAGTAATTAATTTCTCTATAAATAATAATAGATAGACTAGAGACACTCCTGCTACAGCACCTCTGGTTATCAGGCTTTTAAAATCCAATACCTCTAAGTATGCCGGAAACATCCCTATATATATCCCAAGTATAGCTAAGATGAAGATCCCTATCCAGGCTATTCCAAAAATAAATTTCATAAACATATCCATTCCCCCAAATTTAAACCTTAAAAATATAAGAGGCGTATAACGCCTCTAATCTAATATTACTTCTTCTTTTAAAGCTTCTTTCACCTTAACATCTTGAATATAGACATTTACTTCTACCACTTTAAGACCAGTCAATTCCGTAATATTTTTAATTATATTTTCCTGTACACTGGTAGCTATTATCGGAATTGGGAACCCGTATTCTACAACTATATGTACATCT
It includes:
- the nusB gene encoding transcription antitermination factor NusB; this translates as MSRKIAREELFKLLFEADMNKVTPLQRLEEFLEDGNRRVEISEDEEVSNNVEELTLTKTEVEFIKEFAAGIDRHYGTINQEIAEKMDEWSLETIGSVERSLLRFGVYELMYEETGFEIVLNEIIELAKIYGDATSHEFVNGVLAKFVKK
- a CDS encoding DUF2273 domain-containing protein, with the translated sequence MLEDLIERFAINSKKYIGGLMGFAFGYIFITHGILPMIVVMLTTLLGAIFGDKENIKKLKKILINRLKEE
- the amaP gene encoding alkaline shock response membrane anchor protein AmaP; translation: MFMKFIFGIAWIGIFILAILGIYIGMFPAYLEVLDFKSLITRGAVAGVSLVYLLLFIEKLITLFERPKELRMKTPNGMLKISSNSVNNIVKEVVGEHPKVRNLKVKNKTNGKKLKIFVSIDIMSSQSLSDDLNLIQQDIKDRIESYLDLSITEIELRVTKLIKDKSSNGRGD